The sequence AAATGACCACGCCATTAGAGCAGAAGGACCAAACCGTCTTCGACCTGATTCAGCAGGAAGCCGAGCGCCAGCGCCTGGGGCTGGAACTGATCGCCTCCGAGAACTTCACCTCGGCAGCAGTGCGTGAGGCGGTCGGCAGCATCGCCACCAACAAGTACGCCGAGGGCTACCCCGGCAAGCGCTGGTACGGCGGCTGCGAAGTGATTGACAAGATCGAGCAGCTCGCCATTGACCGGGCCTGCGAACTGTTCGGCGCCGCCTGGGCCAACGTGCAGCCGCACTCGGGGTCCAGCGCCAACATCGCCGTGTACGCCGCGCTGCTCGAAGAGGGAGACACCGTGATGGGCATGGACCTCAGCCACGGTGGGCACCTGACCCACGGCAGCCCGGTGAACTTCAGCGGCAAGCGTTTCAACATCGTGGGCTACCGGGTGGACGAGGAAACCGAGCGCCTGGACATGGAAGCGGTGCGCGCCCTGGCCCTGGAGCACAGGCCCAAGATGATCATCGCCGGGGCCAGCGCCTACAGCCGCCAGATCGACTTTGCGGCGTTCCGCGCCATTGCGGACGAGGTCGGCGCGTACCTGTTCGCGGACATCGCTCACATCGCCGGACTGGTGGCCGCCGGGCTGCACCCCAATCCGGTCCCCCACGCCCACATCGTGGCGACCACCACCCACAAGACCCTGCGCGGCCCCCGCTCGGGCCTGCTGCTGTCCAACGACCCCGAGCTGGGTGCCAAAATCGACCGCGCCATTTTCCCCGGCCACCAGGGCGGCCCCCTGGAGCACGTGATTGCCGGCAAGGCCGTGGCCTTCGGTGAAGCGCTCCAGCCCGCTTTCAAGGACTACGCCGCGCAAATCATCAAGAATGCTCAGGCGCTGGCTGCCGCTATGGAAGCGCGTGGCTACCGCATCGTGACCGGCGGCACCGACAACCACATGTTCCTGGCAGACCTGCGCCCCCAGGGCCTGAACGGCACCAAGGCCACGCAGGCGCTGGACGCCAACTTTATTACCATCTCCAAGTCCACCCTGCCCTTTGATACCGAGAAAATCCTGCACGGCGGCGGTATCCGTATCGGCACGCCCGCAGTGACCACCCGCGGCATGAAAGAAAGCGACATGGACCGGGTGGCCGACCTGATTGACCGCGCCCTGAAGGGTGAAGACGTGAAGGAAGAAGTCCACGCCTTCGCCGGTCAGTTCCCGATGCCATAAGGCCAGTCAAAAGGTCTAAAAGTCGAAGGGTCTAAGGAAATCATCCCTTAGACCCTTTGACCTTTAGACGCTCAGACAGTCAGACTCAGAGTTCTTCGAACTCGAAGCGGTCGAACTGGCCGCCGCGCAGCACGCTCTGGGTCTGTTCGCCCAGGTAGGTCTTGCCGGTGATGGCTTCCAGCGCGCCCCAGATGGCGCCCATGGTAAAGGTGCAGTTGCGGTCGCTGCCCATCTCCTCGCCGGCCGAGCACACCGTGTCGGTGGTGTCCACGATGATTTTGCCGTTTTCCTCGCGCACGTCGTGCACGGCGGCCAGGCGGGTGCCTTCCTTACCGATGGCGCCGTTCAGTTTGGCGGCCAGTTCACCGATAGGAGCGTTGGTGCCGGCCACGCCCAGGTCGCGGGCCAGGTTGCCGCCGCGCACTTTGCCGGCGCGGGTGAACACCACGCTGGCCCCGTCTTTGCCCAGGGTGTCTTCCACGCCGGTAATCACGGCCTTGAAGCACACCACACTGCTGAATTCGCCCAGTTCGTCTCGTTGGTAGGTCATGTTCGTCTCCTTTTTCCTTACAGAACCGCGGTCACGCGGGAAGCGGCGTCACGGGCTTCCATGTTCAGCAGGCCGATGTTCATGCCGCTGGGGGCCACCACAGCCAGCACGCCTTTGCGTCCTGCGGCGTAGATGTAGACCTGGCCGTCCAGACCCGCCACGCTCATTTCGCTGAGGTCGCCGGTGCCCAGGGTGTCGTTGATGCGCTTGCCCAGACCCAGGGCGGTTGCCGCCATGGCGGCGACGCGGTTGCCGTCGGTGTTGTCGGTAAAGAGTTGGGCGATGGGGAGGCCGTCCACGGTGGCGATCATGGCGCCGCGCAGGTCGGGAATGGCGCTCCGCAGGTCGGAGATGATGGCTTGCAGCTGTTCCTGTTTACTTCCGGTCATGGTGGGCTCCTTTTGGACCGGAGGGATTCCAGTCCGCAAGACACCGGGAGAGACTGTTTCACCAGCCTAGGGGGAAACCCGGTGTCTGAACACCCAAATCAAAACATTCTGCCACTTACAGCCTCGTCACACGGTTTGGGGGCCAAATCGCCAGAGATCAGGCAAGGAATCTGTCAGATGTTATCTGTCAGACACGGCGATATCAGCGGCGGCGGCGCTCCTCCAACTGGGCCTGCTGGCGCTCCAGCTGCTGCTCGTACACCTGCCGGCCCAGGTCCAAAAAGAGGTAGACGTCCGGGTCTTCGTTGCGGTAATAGGCCAGCGTGCCTTCCTTGCGGTAGGTGACAAAGTGATTGGTGCGCAGCACGGCAAGGTGCTGGCTGATGCTGGCCTGCTCGCCGCCGGTCAGCTCCTGAAGCTGGGTCACGGTCTTTTCTCCGTCGCGCAGGACATCAAGAATCGCCAGGCGCAGCGGATGAGCCAACGCCTTGAAGAACTTGGCCTTGTACTGGTGAATGGGTTGGTTCATGCTTGCTCCTCTGGGCGCTGCGGCTCTCTTTTCCCTACAGGAACTGAGGCAAGAGACGCCGCGCATTTTTGTTTGCGGGCAAGTATACTAGGATGTTTAACGTCCCCGGAGACTTGCGGGGAGTGGAAAGAGCACGGCAAGCCCACCCGGGGCGCCGCCAAGAGGAGTGAAATGGCAGAGAAGAATATTGACCGCATGTTGGAAATGACGGACAGCAAGTACCGCCTGTCGGTAATTACCGCCAAACGTGCCCTGCAGCTGAGTGCCGGTGCCCCCAGCGTGCTGCCGGCCGAGCAGAAAGCCAAAATTCACAACGTGGTGACCCTGGCCATGCGCGAACTGGCCACCGGCCAGCTGACCACCGGCCAGGAGCTGATTGACGAGCAGCGCTTTTTTCAGGACTATCAGCGCCAGCGCCAGATTGAACTGCAAAAGCAGCTGACCGCCGAGCGCGAACGCGAACGCGACTGAGCCGGCATCCGGCGCTGCTTCCGGTGGCGAACCTCGGAAGCGCAGCAGACCCTGCACCCCAGAGTTGCAGGGTCTGTTTCTATTTCTATTTTGTCTGCCCCTTAGCCGGGGCCGCGCCCGTAGTCCAGCAGCCGGGGCACCAGCGGGCGCAGTTCAGGGGCCAGGCGGGCAATCAGGCGTTGCTGCTCGGCCGGGACATGGTGGCCGAGCGCTCCCCAGGCCTTGAGAGCGTAGATGGCAGCGTGCTGCGCGTGCGTGCCCACGTGGGCCGTGGCGGCAGCGTGCCCGGCCGAGCGGGCGGCGAACTGCGCGGCGCGGCCCGTGCTGCCCTCTCCCCAGCGGCGTGCCGCTGCATGGGCCGCCAGTGCTCGCTGCCGGGCAGCGGACATGTCCAGTTCTCCGGCCGCCCAGCACCGAGCCGCTTGCACTGCCTGGTCCGGGGCCGGGTCGCCGGAGGCAGCCTCGGCGCACAGCGCCAGCACCTCCTGGGCGCAGTCGGCCGCCCAGCGGGCCAGCGCCTGCTGCTCGGTCAGGGATATGGACATGGTCAGGGACATGCAGTTCTCCATTCTGCTGCGCCGGCCCCGGTCAGCAGGGGCCAGCAAGGGGGCAAAGCGGGTACGGGGACAGTGGCCCAGTGGACAGGTGCTCCAGTGTCCCTCCCCCACTCGCACAGCGCACTGACAGCCGTGGCGTGCCTTCTCTCCTGTTCGCCTACTTCTTCTACCAGCCCTCAATCTGCCGGGCCGCCTCGAAGGCTGCTACGCCCGCCGCCACGCTGAGGTTCAGGCTGCGCCCAGTTCCCGGCTGCGGCAGCTTGAGCGTGGGCAGCGGCTCTCGCAGCCAGGCAGGCAGGCCGCGTGACTCGGGGCCCAGCAACAGGTAGTCACCGCGCTGAAAGCCGGCCTGCGTATGGTACTGCTGGGCGTGCGTGGAGAACGCCCAAACCCGCGCCGTCTGCGGCAGTGCCGATTGAAACGCGGTCCAGCTGTCATGCTGGTGCAGCTCCACCCCCTGCAGGTAATCCATCACGGCGCGGCGAAACTCGCGGTCGCCCAGGTGGAAGCCGTAGGGCCGAATCAGGTGCAGCGCTGCGCCCAGCACCGCGCAGGTGCGGGCCACGTTGCCCACGTTGCCGGCCTTTTCCGGCTCAAACAGCACCACGTGCAGCAGGGGACCGGGCGCTTCCATCTCAGTCACCGGCGCGCACCAGCAGCACGGTGGCCCGCGCCTGCACGTGGTCCGGGGCCAGGCCCTCGGAGGTCTTGAAGCTGAGGCCCACCTCGGCCGGGTTCAGGCCGCACAGCCGCGCCACGTTCGCGGCGATGTCGGCCCGCAGCGGCCCCAGCTTGGGCCGGTCGAGTGTGACCACCAGCGCCAGGTTGCCGGGCAGGTAACCGCGCTCCCGCACCACTTCCAGCGCCCGCTTGAGGATGTGGGCCGAGTCCAACCCTTTCCAGGCCGCGTCGGTGTCGGGGAAGTACTGGCCGATGTCGCCCGCCGCCACGCCGCTCAGCAGGGCGTCGGCCAGGGTGTGCAGAATCACGTCGCCGTCGCTGTGAGCCTCGGCACCGCGCTCGGCAGGCACGGTCACGCCACCCAGCACGAGCAACCGCCCGGCGCTCAGGCGGTGGGCATCTTCGCCGTAGCCGACGCGGAAAGGAAGTGAAGCAGTCATGCCCAGGATTCTAGACTGGGCAGACCGCTGGCCGTCCCCGCGTCAGTCCACAACCGTCACGACCAGCCGTTTCATCCACCCCGCCCGAAGTTGGCAGAAAGCACCCCGGTCACGGTCGCCGCCCACAAGCCAGCTTTCGCTGCCCTGGCGCTGGGCAGCGGGGTTGCTCCGTGCCTGGGCGAAGCACGCCGCCAGCTGCGGGGCCGTGACGGTCCGGCCCAGGCCCAGCGAGGCGAAGCGGACGGCCAGCGGCTCATCACCCATGCCGCGAAAATCGAGTGCAGCGTAGACCACCAGGCCAGACAGCTCAGGGGCTCTGGGCTCATCACGGCGGCCAATGGTTACTGTGGCCCCATCTCGCAGACGGTAATGGTAGTCCTTGATCCACCCCAGAGACTCGGAATCTATACGCTCGGAACCCACAAAGCGGCAGCCCTCGGCGCGGCAAAAGTCACTGTGAAAAAAAGACGCCTGACTGGAAATCAGCGGGGTGCGGCTGGCTGCGAGCGCCGGGGCCAGCGCGGACAGGGCGGCCAGGGTGAGCGAGAAGAGGGCCACACTGTTCAGACGGGTCATCGGCAGCACTCCTTGCTGGTGGGGCAAACGGCGAAGGAACATGGGCCGGTCACTGGAGGCCGGGCCTGCCCAGAGCTTAGCAGTATTCAGCCCTGCGTCACACTGCCTAAGCACTCCGTCAGCCTGGGCGCCGGGGAGCCGGGGAGGCGCGCCAGCACGGCAGGGACAGTTGGCGGGTTTCTCACTCCGCCTTCCCTTAGAATGGCCTCCAGATGTGGGCCGAGTCGCACCACAATTTGAAGGCGAAAAGCAGGGAGGGGCGGAGGTGAGCCGGGAGACCGGGCACCCCGCGCCGCCTGTTCCCGTCTCCCGGCCACGTCCTTTGCGCCGCCGGGCCGCCAGCCTCTCGGTGGTGGCGCTGGCGCTGATTCTGGCGTTCCTGGCTGCCTACGCACCGGCGCTGCTGGGCCGCTGGATTTTGCTGCGCGTGACCGAGGATGTGCAGGCTACGAGCATCGGC is a genomic window of Deinococcus proteolyticus MRP containing:
- the glyA gene encoding serine hydroxymethyltransferase, which encodes MTTPLEQKDQTVFDLIQQEAERQRLGLELIASENFTSAAVREAVGSIATNKYAEGYPGKRWYGGCEVIDKIEQLAIDRACELFGAAWANVQPHSGSSANIAVYAALLEEGDTVMGMDLSHGGHLTHGSPVNFSGKRFNIVGYRVDEETERLDMEAVRALALEHRPKMIIAGASAYSRQIDFAAFRAIADEVGAYLFADIAHIAGLVAAGLHPNPVPHAHIVATTTHKTLRGPRSGLLLSNDPELGAKIDRAIFPGHQGGPLEHVIAGKAVAFGEALQPAFKDYAAQIIKNAQALAAAMEARGYRIVTGGTDNHMFLADLRPQGLNGTKATQALDANFITISKSTLPFDTEKILHGGGIRIGTPAVTTRGMKESDMDRVADLIDRALKGEDVKEEVHAFAGQFPMP
- a CDS encoding roadblock/LC7 domain-containing protein, which translates into the protein MTGSKQEQLQAIISDLRSAIPDLRGAMIATVDGLPIAQLFTDNTDGNRVAAMAATALGLGKRINDTLGTGDLSEMSVAGLDGQVYIYAAGRKGVLAVVAPSGMNIGLLNMEARDAASRVTAVL
- a CDS encoding ArsR/SmtB family transcription factor encodes the protein MNQPIHQYKAKFFKALAHPLRLAILDVLRDGEKTVTQLQELTGGEQASISQHLAVLRTNHFVTYRKEGTLAYYRNEDPDVYLFLDLGRQVYEQQLERQQAQLEERRRR
- the rpoZ gene encoding DNA-directed RNA polymerase subunit omega, producing the protein MAEKNIDRMLEMTDSKYRLSVITAKRALQLSAGAPSVLPAEQKAKIHNVVTLAMRELATGQLTTGQELIDEQRFFQDYQRQRQIELQKQLTAERERERD
- a CDS encoding putative immunity protein, whose translation is MSLTMSISLTEQQALARWAADCAQEVLALCAEAASGDPAPDQAVQAARCWAAGELDMSAARQRALAAHAAARRWGEGSTGRAAQFAARSAGHAAATAHVGTHAQHAAIYALKAWGALGHHVPAEQQRLIARLAPELRPLVPRLLDYGRGPG
- a CDS encoding tRNA (cytidine(34)-2'-O)-methyltransferase, yielding MEAPGPLLHVVLFEPEKAGNVGNVARTCAVLGAALHLIRPYGFHLGDREFRRAVMDYLQGVELHQHDSWTAFQSALPQTARVWAFSTHAQQYHTQAGFQRGDYLLLGPESRGLPAWLREPLPTLKLPQPGTGRSLNLSVAAGVAAFEAARQIEGW
- the ispF gene encoding 2-C-methyl-D-erythritol 2,4-cyclodiphosphate synthase, which translates into the protein MTASLPFRVGYGEDAHRLSAGRLLVLGGVTVPAERGAEAHSDGDVILHTLADALLSGVAAGDIGQYFPDTDAAWKGLDSAHILKRALEVVRERGYLPGNLALVVTLDRPKLGPLRADIAANVARLCGLNPAEVGLSFKTSEGLAPDHVQARATVLLVRAGD